A region of the Mycobacteriales bacterium genome:
CACGAGGTCAACGGTCAACCGGGCGCGATCCTGCGCGACCGGGACGACAAGGTGCTCGGTGCGTGGACGCTCGACCTACTCGACGGGAGGGTCCAGATGATCCGCTCGGTGAACAATCCCGACAAGCTCGGGCGCGTGGGTCCGGTGGCAGATGCCTGGGCGGTCGCTCGCGAGATGAACCAGGCTCGCCGCCCCCAGGTCTAGGTGGCACGCGCGAGGTCGGATAGCCAGGTCTTGATAGCGCGCTGCTCTCTCGCGCCGCGTTCGTTGAGCGACGTGGCCTCCACGCTGCGCACGGCCTCGGTGGCGGTGTCGAGCAGTCGCCGACCCCGAGGACTGAGGCGGAGCAGGAGAGTCTTCCCCTGACTCGGACGCCGCTCGCGGCTCAAGAGCGAACGGCCGAGGAGCTCGTGCACCAAGGTGTTCATGGTCTGCGGGGTGACGTCGAGCAGGCGGGCAAGCTCGGCCGAAGACATCTGGGGCTGGGCGTCGAAGGCGCTCAGTGCGGAGTATTCGGGGACGGTCAGCCCATGGCCGGCCAGCGCCGACTCGAGTCGCCGGCGAAAGTTCTGATATGCGACACGAAAGAGGTACCCGAGGTTTCCGTCCGGGCCGCGCGCCGCGTTCGCTGCATCATCCAACGACATGGGTCGAGTGTATCAGGGAACCTGATACACTCGCCGTATCAGGAGACCTGATACGCCGTAGATGCGTTGACGTCGCCTTGCTGGCAAACAAACGGGGAGCGCAGACGGATGGATGTCGACCAGGCAATTCGCACGGCCGAGTCGAAGCTGTTCAGGTTCTACGGGCTGACCATGGAGGAGTCCTTCCTCGACCTTCCGCGTGGGCGCATACGGGTGCTCAGCACCGGCGCGGGACCGGCCGTCGTGCTCCTGCACGGAGTCAGTCTCACCGGCGCCGCGTGGGCACCGCTGCTTCCCGCGCTCGCCGGG
Encoded here:
- a CDS encoding MarR family transcriptional regulator codes for the protein MSLDDAANAARGPDGNLGYLFRVAYQNFRRRLESALAGHGLTVPEYSALSAFDAQPQMSSAELARLLDVTPQTMNTLVHELLGRSLLSRERRPSQGKTLLLRLSPRGRRLLDTATEAVRSVEATSLNERGAREQRAIKTWLSDLARAT